TCGATTGGCATTGGCAACGTTTCACGAAGACTGAAGCTGCATTATGGAGAAAAGTACGGGGTAGCCATGGAAAGCACGGTTGGCGAAGGAACCTCGGTGTGCATTCGCATTCCAGCGATGGAGCAGGATCCTACATCCATTCAGCCAAGGAAAGAGGGATTGATATGAGAATCATGATTGTAGACGATGAGACTTTCATCAGAGTCAATTTCAAGACATTTCTGGACTGGAAGCAAGAAGGTTACGATCTCGTGGGTGAAGCGGCTAATGGGGAAGAAGCTCTAACAAAGATCGAAGAACTTCAACCACATGTCGTATTTCTCGACATTCGGATGCCGGTACTTGACGGACTTGGCGTGCTTCGGCAGTTGAAGCAGAGGAATGCTCCCTGCAAAGTGATTATTCTTAGCAGTCACAACGAGTTTGACTATGCCAGGGAAGCGCTCAGACTGGGAGCCTGCGACTACATTCATAAGCCTAATTTGACACGAGCTGCGGTGTTTGAAGCATTGGACCAGGTTAGGATGCAACTCAGGCATCATGTAGAGGAGGATCAACTTCCTGTGCAGCAGGAGAAGAATCGTAACGATCTGAAAACACTCTTTTTACGTGATTTGGTTATCGGTGTAATTCGTCATAAATGGGAGATCGATCAGAAGACGGAGCAGTATCAGCTAGAGCTGAAGCAGCCTAATGTATGTTGCATTGTGATGTATATCGATCACTATGAAAAGGTGACGAAGCGGTATAAAAGGGGAATGGAGCATTTGCTCGGATTCTCGATCCTGAATATTTTGCATGAGATACTGAACCGGTATGATGAGCTGGAATGGTTTCAGATGAGTCCGAAGGAGCTAGTGTTTCTCCAATCCTTTTCTAGGGTGAGAAGTATGAATGAAATACTGGAGGAACGCTGGAGATTGGTCCACAAGATTGAAAAAACGCTGAAGCAATTTTTGAATGTCCATGTCAGCTTCAGCATCAGTGGATTGCATTCCCGTCTCCTCGATATCCCCAAGGCTTATCATGAGGCGCAGGAGGCGGCAGAAATGCTATTTTTTGAAGACCGCAGCAATGTTGTGTTCTATGAACCGGCTTGTATCGGGGATAGGAAATCCATGGAAATGCTGGTCTCATACGAGCAGCGGATCAGGAAGGTGGTCACGGACAAGAAAATAGCGGAAGCGATGATCATGATCCATGAATTATTCGCAATGATAAAAGAGCGGCGTCCGGCAGGGCGTCAAGAAATATTGGACCTGTCCGTCA
The window above is part of the Paenibacillus lutimineralis genome. Proteins encoded here:
- a CDS encoding response regulator, whose amino-acid sequence is MRIMIVDDETFIRVNFKTFLDWKQEGYDLVGEAANGEEALTKIEELQPHVVFLDIRMPVLDGLGVLRQLKQRNAPCKVIILSSHNEFDYAREALRLGACDYIHKPNLTRAAVFEALDQVRMQLRHHVEEDQLPVQQEKNRNDLKTLFLRDLVIGVIRHKWEIDQKTEQYQLELKQPNVCCIVMYIDHYEKVTKRYKRGMEHLLGFSILNILHEILNRYDELEWFQMSPKELVFLQSFSRVRSMNEILEERWRLVHKIEKTLKQFLNVHVSFSISGLHSRLLDIPKAYHEAQEAAEMLFFEDRSNVVFYEPACIGDRKSMEMLVSYEQRIRKVVTDKKIAEAMIMIHELFAMIKERRPAGRQEILDLSVNLYYLIQSHLKKENTGGKAAGVQELMSAERVERLHQLLIEELEQISESLAEDATSSNYKIKRVLDYIHQHYDHDLTLDELADYVGLNNSYLSRIFKEQTGSMLIPYINRYRVKKSLELLKEGKLKTYEIAEKVGFNSTDNYYISFKKMYGLPPNEYRKNCMGK